The window ACAATTTGGATTACAGCTCAGACTGGAATTTTTGTTAGATTAACTGTCTTTGCTATTTGGGATGGTTTTCTTGTATTAAACTAGATTTAGCTTAGATACAGAGAAAATATGAGTTGTAAAATTCTCAACAAGGATGACTCCGGAATACAGAAAAATGTCACTTTACTTAAATTTCACATTGCTGAGGAGcgttccttttttttcttttctttgttagaagcatgagatgagaaatgacataggaatgaaaatgtgttttcttggaaaccaaacagagggCTAGGGTTTTCTTTGAATGCTTTTAACTTGTCAATgatattgttgaaaattttgaattctaagaTTTCACTTTTCACTGCATGGAAAATGCAAAATGATTACTTGGGTACCATTTTCCTCATGATGATGCTAAAGCCTTTTTCAATTATAGGAAAGCCCCAGAGAATTTCTCCTCTGGATGCAAATGTTAGAACAAATTGACTAATTCTGGAAAGGAGTTTGAGAAAGAAGGGAATTTGCAGAAGGTCTCATCTGTATAACAGATATAATGGGGTTCAATTTGTAAGTGGGTTTGAGTTCATAAATCACAGTAATCAAAGAAGGTCACTGATTTGGACACCCATTATTTGTTAAGTGGATGACCTTCCAAAGACAatcttttttcacaatttcttatgcatttagcttaagaaaaaacaaatgaaaattcataGGCAGTTTCTACAATTAATCTTATATTAGTATAAATTTTCCTTTCATGGTAGAGAAAATTCCATCTCACCTGTTCttgtattttgaaatttcaGGCCTCTTCTTTCCAGCTGTCACAAGGCCTATCTTGGAATCGTTTGAAACATCAAAGCAAGTTCCTCAACCTGCCCTAAGTGATGTgagtatcaaattttgtaaaatgttcATTTGTGTGATTAATTCATTTTGCCATGCTGTTGAATGGTTAcatatttaaacttatttttagagTTTGAATACATTctcatttttaagataataGGTAATTAGTAAAGCATTCAAGGTTTGAAATAGTTTGATGAGAACATTCGATGCCATCAATGAATAAACCTAGAGAGAAATGTCTTACCACATATATATGGTGTTATATTTTTTCAGTTGCACAGATTTATCTGCCGTAGACATTCTACACTCTGTATGCTTGATCCTTTCATTTTAACCATTCACTAGGTAGACTAGTGTCTaacaattatatattaaaaaatatttggcttGAATAAACTTTCTCTAATTTTACCATGGAAACATAAATGGTACCCACTAACAAAATTAAAGCCTTTGGAGGGAaagagcaataaaaaaaaacaaaaaaagacagTAAAAATCctatcttaaaaatagaaaaaggaaaaaggttaaagtgcaaaatagtaaaataaatttagtttgaTAAGTTATAATtgacaaataataaaaaggtgATTTTGTTATGATCtttaagttgaatttttttttttttgggggggggggggagcaAGTGGTATAACAGGGGTGATTTGCAAAGAAGAAAGTCGACAAACTCTTCGGGCTTCTATATATGGTATAGATTAGTACGATGCACTAAACTTATGTGAGGcaaacaatagaaaaaattatgattatcatagaaaattaattagaaattgagAGTTTTCGGTAGTCAAAGTATagaactattttatttttatttttataaaaaatggtgattttttttaaattgttactTTAGTCATTAAGTCAGTATATCACACAGTAACACACCCACCAGGCAATGCAGAAGGCCAATAGGCCTCTTTGTTATTGTTCTTCTTCTCAATTCTGATAATCTACTACTAACTGCATCAGCTGCTACACTGCCATGCTGATAATCCTTTTCATGAGCCAATTCCATTGCTTGGTTGTATAAGTGGCACAAGCCCACTCCAATATCAACCTCAGTCCAAACCCTGCCTGTATGTATGTCAGCTCTAGCCTCCTTCTTCTTATCAGGTTTAATGGGTCTCATTCTTTTTGGGTATGAACTCCAAGAAATTgcattttaaattaagaaatatggTGCTCATTTGTTGGTTCAATTATTACTTTAAAGTCTTCCATGAATATAATAAGTCTTGGAATAATTTCATCGAAGAGATGCAGAAAGGAATACAAAATGCTTAAACATCGATTTATTTTCAGTGTTCCATGTTGTATTgattggttctttttttttgctttttctctatgtttttttcttgttcttttaacAGTTCAACTTCTGAATAAGCCTCCAATTCTTTGAATTATATTGTTCACTTTTGATCTCAAGGGGTCTGGTATGGTcattatttatagttttaagaTGCATACAAACCGATTGAAACGGGGGTGAGGATTCTTTAAGTCTGTGCTGTTTATTGGTTTTGAATAATGTTTAAAATCCATTGGTGTTTGATCCAGGCCACAGATTTGAATCCAGGTAGTGCATATCAATAGAGTAGAAAATATAGGCATCCAAACACAACCTATTAATACTGTTCTGTTCTCCAGATTTACCCACTTATGGACCCAAGAAAACTTGTTTACCAAACATTTCCAAAAATTACATTCTTATAGTTGTTTGCTACTGTACAAGCAAATTGTGTTCATTATTCCTTTCAAAAGAAATCTATGGCAGGTATTTTATTGTGATTGTTTGAGTTTGTCAGTTTCATGAATGTGGCATCATGGTTGACtgtaattgaaaattgtttgtGTCGATTATTGTGTTTTGGATTTGGCTGATCCACTTATGTATTTCATTATTGAGATGAAAATTACTTGACTGTTTTAACCCTTGATTTGTTTTGGATAACTAGGATTTCAAGATTGAGATCACTTAGAGCACTACAACAACAGATGGAAGTTCAGAAGTGTCTCTAAGCTTGCAagcaaagaaagagagaatgcTTTTGCTGAGAACAAAGAGATCCAACCAACCGTATCAAATCCCTCAGAAGCTCACATTATTTCTCAACATTGCTTTTAAATCATCTGGCCAATCTCATCCATCTTTAGAAATCAAAAGTGAAATTGATAGAGTTACTAGAATCATTAATGACCATCCATTTCCAGATCGCCCGCTCCATTCCACCCTCATTCAGCATGTTCCTAAGCATCTCCTTTCCAACACCTTTGTGGAGAATGTTCTTGGTCGCCTCTTTGCAGCCCATTCCAATGGTTTTAAAGCCTTTGAATTCTTCAAATTCTCGCTCCAACATTCTGAGTTCTGTCCAAGTTCAGATGCTTTTGAAAAGACACTCCACATTCTTACACGAATGCGCTATTTTGATAAAGCTTGGGAGTTGATGGAAGAAATTCAACAAACACACCCTTCCTTGCTCACCCTTAAATCGATGAGCATCATGCTGTCAAGGATTGCAAAATTCCAATCTTATGAAGATACCCTTGAAGCGTTTGGGAGGATGGAGAAGAACATATTCTTTGGGAGGGAGTTTGGTGCCAATGAGTTCAATGTACTCCTGCGAGCATTTTGCACACAGAGACAAATGAAGGAGGCTCGATCTGTGTTTCACAAGATGCATTCTCGATTTTCTCCCAACACCAAAACCATGAATATCTTACTCTTGGGGTTCAAGGAATCTGGTGATGTCACTGCAGTGGAACTATTCTACCATGAGATGATTCGAAGAGGTTTCAAGCCAAATTCAGTGACCTATAATATCAGAATTGATGCATACTGCAAGAAAGGTTGTTTTGGTGATGGTTTGAGGCTTCTTGAAGAGATGGAAAAGGCTAATTGCCCTCCAACATTAGAAACAATTACTACTTTGATTCATGGAGCAGGGGTAGCTCAAAACATATCAAGGGCACGAGAACTATTCAATGAGATATCTATCAGAAATTTACAGCCTGATATTGGTGTTTATAACGCTTTCATGAGTTCACTCATCAGATCAAGAGAGGTGCAGTCTGCACTTATGTTGATGGATGAGATGGAAGAAGAGGGTATTGGGCATGATAGCATGACCTATCACACCATGTTTCGTGGGTTGATGAGATCAAATGGCATTGAGGGTGTTTCTGAGCTCTATCACAAGATGATCAGGCGAAACTTTGTGCCAAAGACGCGAACAATAGTGATGCTAATGAAATGGTTCTGTCAAAATCAGCAGCTCGACTTGAGTTTAGATTTGTGGGGGTACCTGATAGATAGAGGATACTGCCCCCACGGCCATGCACTAGATCTTCTGGTAACAGGGCTATGCTCCCATGGAAAAGTGAAAGAGGCCGTAGAATGTGCAAAACAGACGTTGGAGAGAGGAAGGCCGATGAGTGAAGGGGTGTTTCGGATGCTGGAGAGGTACTTGGTAGAGGCAGGGGAGAGTGAGATGCTATGGAAGCTTGACCAGATGATAAAGAAATTACATACAGTTTTGCCTCCATCAAGAGGGCATGCCATTGGTCTTGCTAGCTCAAGCTTGGTAACTTAATTTGCTTTATATAAATGGGTTGTATCCATGGTGATCTGttctaatatatttatgattctCGTATCTCATCTGTTTCTTGAGGCATCTGATTACAGAGGGAAGGATATACAGATCTCAAATGAATTATGAATTCTTTTCACACTTGTTCTCTCTTGCCCTTTCATACCAATCAATTTGAATTACATCAAAGTTTTCCTATTTACTTACCCCTTTAATGGGAAAGATTCTAAGTAAATCGTCTGGGTGTCTCATACTTTGAGAATGACATTTccgaatttgaatttgaattttaaatgtaatataataaaataaaaagaaacaaataaattctCTAATATTGTTTGTAAAATAagatcaaaaatattttttaaaaattatatatttttaaattcttcattctaaataaaaaaggaattaCATTAATATTGAACAGTTTTTTTCCTGCTTTCCCTTACTTTCCATAATCCATTGGGAAGCCAACTAAAACATGAAGATTTGGAGAAGTCATCCAGTTGAAGAAGCCGGTGGTTTCCCTCTTCCACCTACAAAATGGCAGCAAAAAGAGTTCTTATGACAACACCTACATTAATCATTTTGACTTCAAATAAAATGTAAACTTAAACCAACATATTCATATTACAGGAAATGCACATTGATGGTGAGGCATTTATCCTATTCTGTGAAGCAAATCCCAGGTGATATGAGTCTACTCCTTAAGCTTACACCACTGAAATACCGGGAAAGGTTGAACTTGAAACCTCTACTGCATTGCTTTTAGGGGCACTACCAACCCTTGAGCTACATCCTCCTATGAACATACTAGTACCCTTCATTTAGTTCCTTAAAGAGAGGCAGTGACCCCTAACAGAAGAATCACAGCCTCACCAGCAAGCTGATATTAAAGAAAGAGAAGTGATGATCACAGAGAAGGTACTATTGCAGCATTTACATGCAGACATTGATGCAAACTTTGTCCAACAGGGGCCTCCTCGCTGCAGTTTTTAACCTCTTTCGGTGGGGGGTGGGGGGAATGTTTGAGAAGAGGTTCCCATTTGAtatgtgaaaataatttctgaaaCATCTTTCTAAAAGCTTTTCTGCAGAATCATCTCAACTCCAGTGTCACTTCCATGCTCAAAGCTATTCCATTTTAAGGTGCTGATGCATAACCAAACATGTTTAACAGTTAGAAGAAAGAGCTTTTAGAAAACCAAAAAGCTGAAATAAAGTATGACTCTTTATGATGTATTAAGGCTGCAtttggttttagaaaatttgagggaaaatgcgagaaaagaaaatagggaggaaaaatagaaggaaaaaaagtgaaaaaaaaataaaataaaaaataaatctttatatTCCACTtgaaactcatttcacttactttaacttttttatataaagattaaataatttgaaaatgcatttctaattaattttaattatatttgatttttctttatatttttcattgtaaagtcaaacataagaaaatcatttttcttaatatttttttcttcattaatactttcttgaaaccaaacataccATAAATGTCTATAGCAAAGAAACAAAGATCCATGGGAGAATTTtaactaataaagaaaatgaggtTGCAACTAGGAACAATCTCCtatttgattttcctttgtatttttcattgtaaaatcaaacataagaaaatcattctccttaacattttttcttgaaaccaaacatagcgtAAACGTTTATAGCAAAGAAACAAAGATCCATGGGGAGAATTTTAAAGAGTAAAGAAATTGAGGTTGCAATTGGGAAGAATCTCCTACTCATGAAAACCATACAAGCAAACATAGGACTTGTCAGTTTCTACCCCCGTGTCCGTTATCTGGAGGGAGTTTAGGCATACTCTTTTGCACTTGCAACCATATGAAAAGGTATATATGTGTGTGCAtaaactattatatcccgtctTTGGAGGATGTTGCACATTTGGTATGTTGAATCTTggacctaaaaaaa is drawn from Vitis riparia cultivar Riparia Gloire de Montpellier isolate 1030 chromosome 18, EGFV_Vit.rip_1.0, whole genome shotgun sequence and contains these coding sequences:
- the LOC117906821 gene encoding pentatricopeptide repeat-containing protein At3g61360, which produces MLLLRTKRSNQPYQIPQKLTLFLNIAFKSSGQSHPSLEIKSEIDRVTRIINDHPFPDRPLHSTLIQHVPKHLLSNTFVENVLGRLFAAHSNGFKAFEFFKFSLQHSEFCPSSDAFEKTLHILTRMRYFDKAWELMEEIQQTHPSLLTLKSMSIMLSRIAKFQSYEDTLEAFGRMEKNIFFGREFGANEFNVLLRAFCTQRQMKEARSVFHKMHSRFSPNTKTMNILLLGFKESGDVTAVELFYHEMIRRGFKPNSVTYNIRIDAYCKKGCFGDGLRLLEEMEKANCPPTLETITTLIHGAGVAQNISRARELFNEISIRNLQPDIGVYNAFMSSLIRSREVQSALMLMDEMEEEGIGHDSMTYHTMFRGLMRSNGIEGVSELYHKMIRRNFVPKTRTIVMLMKWFCQNQQLDLSLDLWGYLIDRGYCPHGHALDLLVTGLCSHGKVKEAVECAKQTLERGRPMSEGVFRMLERYLVEAGESEMLWKLDQMIKKLHTVLPPSRGHAIGLASSSLVT